Proteins encoded within one genomic window of Panicum virgatum strain AP13 chromosome 1N, P.virgatum_v5, whole genome shotgun sequence:
- the LOC120655366 gene encoding uncharacterized protein LOC120655366 has product MAATAVAARSRALARAVSSSLLRRSCLPVSHRASSITRLPLVSSGLLSALPLHSAVALARLLSAIASESRSWCLVPQGNSLPL; this is encoded by the exons ATGgcggccaccgccgtcgccgcccgatCTAGGGCCTTGGCCCGCGCtgtctcctcctccctcctccgccgcagCTGCCTCCCCGTTTCCCACCGCGCCTCCAGCATCACCAG GTTGCCTCTGGTGTCCAGTGGGTTGCTCTCCGCGCTGCCGCTCCACAGCGCCGTCGCGTTGGCGCGGCTGCTGTCAGCCATCGCGTCTGAGTCGCGGAGCTGGTGTCTCGTACCCCAAG GGAACTCCTTGCCTTTGTGA
- the LOC120655367 gene encoding protein FERTILITY RESTORER RF2, mitochondrial-like, whose amino-acid sequence MSQLRTRALPGAAIYGISTRRFGGSQFQQPNVNRISFEGKVSAKATLRSVRCKATQTQSVQKKSSSATVQRDKKGKVQGPKLDDGSGGFPPFRFGKGGGGGGGGGGGSNYFGGFLLFSCVLLLDYLKEFEKHLLTRRHRAGDDAGNGLLQP is encoded by the exons ATGTCGCAACTCAGAACACGTGCATTGCCTGGAGCTGCAATCTATGGCATTTCAACTAGGAGATTTGGAG GTTCACAATTCCAGCAACCTAATGTTAATCGCATCTCATTTGAAGGGAAAGTGTCTGCTAAAGCAACATTGAGA AGTGTGAGGTGTAAAGCTACTCAAACTCAAAGCGTCCAAAAGAAATCTTCTAGTGCAACTGTTCAGCGTGATAAGAAAG GGAAAGTCCAAGGGCCAAAACTGGATGATGGAAGCGGTGGGTTCCCTCCATTCCGTTTCGGCAAAGGTgggggcggtggtggaggtggcgggGGTGGCAGCAACTACTTTGGTGGATTCCTTCTCTTCTCTTGCGTGTTGCTCCTTGATTACCTGAAGGAGTTCGAGAAGCACCTCCTTACTCGAAGGCACCGAGCTGGTGATGATGCTGGCAATGGGCTGCTACAGCCATGA